In Picosynechococcus sp. PCC 7002, the following are encoded in one genomic region:
- a CDS encoding NADH-quinone oxidoreductase subunit M: protein MLSALIWLPLAGALLVAILPQGEKNQFSRTMALGAAALVFVWTAWLGFHYDVAIAGLQFVEHYLWIEWLGLNYDLGVDGLSLPLLALNALLTLVALWISPKDLHRPRFYYALFLLLQASVNGAFLAQDVLLFFLFYEIEIIPLYFLIAIWGGKKRGYAAIKFLLYTAVSGILILASFLGLAFLTESNTFAYSALHSDLLPLTTQLILLGGILVGFGIKIPFLPFHTWLPDAHVEASTPVSVILAGVLLKVGTYGLLKFGIGLFPLAWAVVAPWLAIWAAISALYGASCAIAQKDMKKVVAYSSIAHMAFILLAAAAATPLSLAAAEIQMVSHGLISGLLFLLVGIVYKKTGSRDVDYLRGLLTPERGLPLTGSLMILGVMASAGLPGMAGFIAEFLIFRGSFPVYPVATLLCMVGTGLTAVYFLLMINKVFFGRLTPELINMSPVNWADQFPAVMLVILLFVFGLQPQWLVRWSEIDTAALVASPTAIEISLK from the coding sequence ATGCTGAGTGCCTTAATTTGGCTGCCCTTGGCCGGAGCTCTGTTGGTGGCGATACTCCCCCAGGGAGAAAAAAATCAGTTTTCCCGGACGATGGCCCTGGGAGCGGCTGCCCTCGTTTTTGTTTGGACAGCTTGGTTGGGGTTCCATTATGATGTGGCGATCGCCGGCCTCCAATTTGTCGAACATTATCTTTGGATTGAGTGGTTGGGTCTGAACTACGATCTCGGTGTTGATGGTCTATCGTTGCCCCTCCTTGCCCTCAATGCGTTGTTGACCCTAGTAGCCCTCTGGATTAGCCCCAAGGATCTGCACCGCCCTCGCTTTTATTACGCCCTCTTTTTGCTCTTGCAGGCGAGTGTCAATGGGGCGTTTTTGGCCCAGGATGTGCTGCTCTTTTTTCTGTTCTACGAAATTGAAATTATCCCCCTATATTTTCTCATTGCGATTTGGGGCGGCAAAAAACGAGGCTATGCCGCCATTAAATTTTTGCTCTACACAGCCGTTTCCGGAATTTTAATTCTGGCTTCTTTCTTGGGTCTGGCCTTCCTCACAGAATCTAATACCTTTGCCTACAGTGCCCTCCACAGTGATTTGTTGCCCCTGACCACCCAATTAATTCTCCTCGGCGGCATTTTGGTGGGCTTTGGGATCAAAATTCCGTTTTTGCCTTTCCATACTTGGCTCCCGGATGCCCACGTCGAAGCGTCTACCCCTGTATCGGTGATTTTGGCGGGGGTACTCCTCAAAGTTGGTACCTACGGTCTACTGAAGTTTGGGATTGGCCTATTTCCCCTGGCTTGGGCTGTCGTGGCCCCTTGGCTAGCGATCTGGGCGGCAATCAGTGCCTTGTATGGGGCTTCCTGTGCGATCGCCCAAAAAGACATGAAAAAAGTGGTGGCCTATTCCTCCATTGCCCACATGGCGTTTATTCTGCTGGCGGCGGCGGCGGCGACCCCCTTAAGTTTGGCAGCGGCAGAAATCCAGATGGTCAGCCATGGTTTAATCTCTGGGCTGCTCTTTTTGTTGGTGGGCATTGTCTACAAAAAAACGGGCAGTCGGGATGTCGATTATCTACGGGGACTGCTCACCCCAGAACGGGGTCTGCCTTTGACGGGGAGTTTGATGATCCTGGGGGTCATGGCCAGTGCGGGTTTGCCGGGGATGGCGGGCTTTATCGCTGAATTCCTCATTTTTCGGGGCAGCTTTCCGGTGTATCCAGTGGCGACTCTCCTGTGTATGGTGGGGACAGGTCTCACGGCGGTGTATTTTCTGCTGATGATTAATAAGGTCTTTTTTGGCCGCTTGACCCCAGAACTCATTAATATGTCCCCGGTCAATTGGGCGGATCAGTTTCCGGCGGTTATGTTAGTGATATTGCTGTTCGTCTTTGGGTTGCAGCCCCAGTGGCTGGTGCGCTGGAGTGAGATCGACACAGCGGCCTTGGTGGCATCCCCGACGGCTATTGAAATTTCTTTAAAGTAA